In Gloeocapsa sp. DLM2.Bin57, the following proteins share a genomic window:
- a CDS encoding YajQ family cyclic di-GMP-binding protein: MASNYSFDVVSDFDRQELVNAVDQTLREIKSRYDLKDTKTTLELTDDKLIINTSSDLTLQGVQDVLRTKAAKRNLSQKIFDYGNPEEVSGNRLRQEITLKRGINAEIAKKITKMIRDNCKKVQASIQGDAVRVSAKSKDELQTVIQMLKQEDWTIELQFTNYR, encoded by the coding sequence ATGGCTAGTAATTATTCTTTCGATGTTGTCAGTGATTTTGATAGACAGGAGTTAGTCAACGCTGTTGATCAAACTCTTAGAGAAATCAAAAGTCGTTATGATCTCAAAGATACTAAAACGACTCTAGAGTTAACAGATGATAAATTAATCATCAATACCTCTAGTGATTTAACTCTACAAGGGGTACAAGATGTCTTGCGCACTAAAGCCGCTAAACGTAACCTTTCTCAGAAAATTTTTGATTATGGAAATCCTGAAGAAGTAAGCGGTAATCGTCTGCGTCAAGAAATCACCCTGAAAAGAGGTATTAATGCAGAAATAGCTAAGAAAATCACTAAAATGATTCGAGATAACTGTAAAAAAGTACAAGCATCGATTCAAGGAGATGCTGTGCGAGTTTCTGCTAAATCAAAAGACGAATTACAGACGGTGATTCAAATGCTCAAGCAGGAAGATTGGACGATTGAGTTACAGTTTACTAACTATAGATAA
- a CDS encoding DUF697 domain-containing protein, with product MSRLTEANAIIRSHVLWAMGGGLIPIPLVDFAAVTAIQLEMLQQLAALYGVDYTKDTAKAFVSALTGTTIARIGASMLKAIPGLGSIIGGASMSVMSGASTYAVGQVAINMFSASRSFNDLNPEDLHNAYEQAYEQGKSYVSGLQNREDEAANIYQSLEKLGKLKEQGILSEEEFQAKKKELLDRL from the coding sequence ATGAGTCGCCTCACTGAAGCTAATGCTATTATTCGTTCTCATGTACTTTGGGCTATGGGAGGAGGATTGATTCCTATTCCCTTGGTAGATTTTGCTGCGGTAACAGCTATTCAATTGGAAATGTTGCAACAGTTAGCCGCTCTTTATGGAGTTGATTACACCAAAGATACTGCTAAAGCTTTTGTCTCTGCTCTGACTGGAACAACGATCGCTCGTATTGGCGCAAGTATGCTTAAAGCTATTCCAGGTTTAGGAAGTATTATTGGTGGAGCTTCTATGTCGGTTATGTCGGGAGCTTCTACTTACGCTGTAGGACAAGTAGCAATCAATATGTTTTCTGCTTCTAGAAGTTTTAATGACTTAAATCCTGAAGATCTTCATAACGCTTATGAGCAAGCTTATGAGCAAGGTAAAAGCTATGTTTCAGGTTTACAAAATCGTGAAGACGAAGCAGCTAATATTTATCAATCTTTAGAGAAATTAGGTAAATTAAAAGAGCAAGGAATCTTATCAGAAGAAGAATTCCAAGCTAAGAAAAAAGAGTTGTTAGATCGTCTTTAA
- a CDS encoding DUF29 domain-containing protein produces the protein MSSNLYDRDYYQWLGQTVEKLRLKRFNEVDWDHLIEEIEDIGKSQRRALESYFTRLLEHLLKLAYWESEKPNSGNHWAAEIVNFRYQIQKRLEDSPSLKPSLATIYQESLIVAKKSVSKLFPLPNDANISLEQALDSEWFPD, from the coding sequence GTGTCAAGTAATTTATACGATCGCGATTATTATCAATGGTTAGGACAAACAGTAGAAAAACTACGCTTAAAACGATTTAATGAGGTGGATTGGGATCATCTTATCGAAGAGATCGAAGATATAGGTAAAAGCCAGAGACGGGCGTTAGAAAGTTATTTTACCCGTCTTCTGGAGCACTTGTTAAAGTTAGCTTATTGGGAATCAGAAAAACCTAATTCTGGTAATCATTGGGCTGCTGAAATCGTTAATTTTCGTTATCAAATTCAGAAAAGACTAGAGGATTCCCCAAGTTTAAAACCTAGCTTAGCAACAATTTATCAAGAAAGTTTAATTGTAGCTAAAAAATCCGTTTCTAAGCTTTTTCCTCTCCCTAATGATGCTAATATTTCTTTAGAGCAAGCCTTAGATAGTGAATGGTTTCCCGATTAA